The following nucleotide sequence is from Hylaeus volcanicus isolate JK05 chromosome 3, UHH_iyHylVolc1.0_haploid, whole genome shotgun sequence.
ACGTGCGATTTTTCGCGACATTAAAACGAGCAGGGTTTCGTCTAAATCTTGAGAGTGACTCTAACGGAAACGAAAGTGTCCGGACAATGACGCCACCCTTTCCAGACAAACCGAGGCGTTACCTTTAATCGAGTACAGAAGACAACACCGTACGAAGACAAAAGTGGACCACCCCGTGTATTCAGGAGAAACCAAGTTCGTGGGGTTGAACGTTCTTTGTAGAGGCAGTCACGGGGTCGTAGCACTTTATTGCAGTAGTGTTTCAATTTAGCACCCGTTAAAAGAGTTTCGGTGCTTTTATCGCGAAAGTTCCGCGCGGCCAGGTAGAAAATAAGGCAAGAAAGCACGGTCGGGTCGAGTAGAACGAGGTTAGAGGACAGGCGGCGAGGCTGAACCCgggaaagaggaagaaatggGATAACACGGTACCGTGCCGTGACGAGGCACGAAAGACGAACTGGCGCTGATTAACACCTGCCCGCGAAATTAACTTCCTATTGTACTAATTGCCTTGGGTATCTCCTCCACGGCGTGTCAGCTCGACGTTCTCGGGACTCGAACGACGTCATTTTAGACAGCATGAGCTATGAGCAGCGCGCTTCTTGCTTCATTCGTCGTCTCCAACAGATTTCATCGGATATCAGCGCTGCTGTATTGAATGAAGGGTAGCGCTATGAGTTACGACGCTACATAATTAGTCAACAGAAAAAACGTACAAGTAAAAAGTatgtattgtaatatttttaagttgtAACTAAAGAAGACCTCGTAAAATGGACTCTTCTTCTCCCACCTGTAAATAAACTTATGATTGGCGAAGAAGAGAGGTTTCGTGGCCACGAGCCCTATCGATTAATCGTCTCTAGAGTTCCAACAAACTCGCGCCATGGGCTGGGAATAATGTTTGGGGACTTGACGTCATCCAGCCTCTGGCGAATTTCGATATTTCACCGGCCGAATTTGCGGTTGAATGAATCCGATTTAACAGGATTGCAGAGCAAGATAATGCGCCGAGGTCCCGCGATAACGTTCACCTACCGGCGTGTTAAAGCTCCGTGCAAAGTTCGAAGACTTCGAGAGATATCCGCCGTCGGAGCAAGCGTGTACGTTTATCGGTTGAAGCTATTCCGCAACTTTCGCCCCCGGAGTTTCCCGAAATAAACTTCGCTCAGAGCGCGACGttcgtttcgtcgacgaaCGTGCTACTTTGCATTCAATTTCCTATCTCGCGGGGAAAATAAACGACGAAGTTGACTCGACGTggttcctcttcttttttcaacGGATGCGAAACCATCCGGCTCTGTTTAAAGAGGAAACAACAGTTTCACGAGGAACACAGACGAACAGAGCGTGGGTGCCGCGATTGAATCGTAGCTCGCTGAATCACGATTAATGTTTTATTGAATGTATAGttagaatgtaatatttacattgatTCCATTTACCTGGAcgagcgacgacgacgatcgcGTACGCGCCATGCTCGAACGCGACGAATCTTCCGCGACGCACAGTGTGTTATATTAGGTTTGATAAATCAATGGCAGcataatctttaaaaaataacgattgATACATTgccaataatatatattttaaatccTTTATTTGTTGTATGAACTAAAATTGTAACACGATCGTTTTGCTTCCCaatgaaatcaaataaattcatgtaGAAGTACACTGTGCATCGTCCGAAGATTAGGAAAGCGGGCAATAGAGAATACGCTTCCACGTAGCGATACATACGACGTCCTGCTCGAGTCCATGCAGTAACTTACACCCTATGCGTGCACATATAAAGAGCGTACCATTTTAAACTTTCTCGCAAGTATATCCATACTGCTAGCACATTAGAACAAAGTTTCGGATGAGACATATCGAGCATATATAGAATTAACACGTGTTCAAACACCATTGAAAAGTGTCAGAGCACTAAACagtcaaacattttttcccTCAATTATCAGTTTATCCTATAATCGATGCTTTTTTCCTTAAACCAAGCGCATGactttgttaacaaaaattggtaGTGGCTTTGAAACTCCGAAAGCGCCTCTGGTTGGAAAGAAACCTCGCAGACCGCAGGATACACTTTTTGAATCACGGTTGGTTTTATCCGAAACATTTACTCGAACATCCAGTGGTTTGGTATGTAATCGCGTGGAAAGATTAAACCGGTGCTCTCTGTGTGCCTCACGCGTAcgtaacgaatatatatatatatttatctgtatatgtatgtatttatatatgtataatgcacgtacgaagaaaacaattcaCTCATCACGCACACTGAAAGATACCGACGAGAGAGAAGCCTTCCCCGAGCCAGCAGTTCCTACTTGCGACGCGAAAGTAGGACAGAAGGAGGAAGGAACTTCCGGTTCGCGCGATCCTCCCAACGGCACACTCTCTCACCTTTCACCGTACAACGTATCTTGGAGTCCTAGATCAATTCCAGAACGGGAGGGTAATCGTTACTCCGAACGCGCCCACGGTTGCTCGAGATAAAGAAATTCCCAGATTACGAGGGCAGACTGGTAGTTTGGGCTGTGAATGtttctttacaatttcatGATGTAGTTTAATGAGATATTTTTTAGACACTGTGAcgaataattttcgaattGTCATGCACACCGTGTAAAAAAATGACGTTTCAAGAAAAGCTTTAAAGTTTTGGCCTACAATATTAGACCACGCAGAGAGTCCGATTGAAAGTCCGATACCATTGCCAACCCTCTGTATATTACCACAATCGTTCCAGGATCATGCTTCTAGGACTCGAATCATCCAgataatttgtaaaagaatattattttgatcCACCAGACTGCCCCCTAACTCTTTTCAGTACGGTAGCTGCTCGTTTGATCACTCAGAGAACGTCCATCCAAACACAGCGATCATCGTCAGTCACCGCTCCGACAATCCGCCCCGCATATTCGCACCACCTTGTCAGAGTACCGTATTCTCACGTATTCCGCCAGAAGGGTCTCGAAAATACTCAAATTCTTGTGTCGCGAAGAATCGAAGGGGGTTGGAGAACTGATAGGACATCGAGGGAAGGAAACCAAGAGGTATTCGCCGTTAAACAATGTCTTGAGATCGCGATCAAGCCTGATTCCTCTCGAGGAGGGTGCAGGAGTCGCTGTTTCCTCGCGACAGACGCCTGGAGAACACAAAGTCTCTCCTCCGTCGCAAGTAAGGCGTTGATTCGCAATTTCCACGTTTTACATGTTCGCGCACACTCTCGGTCGAAGGGTCCTTGTCAGTATCGTCCTCGTGGGGTCGGTGTTGCGAGTGGAAAGACGAGCCCCGAAGATCCGAGCGATCGCCGGGGTCGTCCTTGCGGAAGAAGATAGACCTGGTTGCGGTGGCGCGGCTAACGGCACGAGCTGCCGTAAGTTCAACGGTGATTCACGTCGGGTAAAGGCTGGTGAAACTCGGTATCCTCCAGCTGACGGTCGCCAAGAGGGACACCAGAAAGTTGCTCGCCAAAATTGCGGGGCTAAGGTTCCTTCTGTCGCCCCCGTGCATCGCCGCCGGTTTCTCCTCTTCTGAAACGAGATTAGAAACTCCAACTTTATACTCGGCGAAAAGAACCCTGCTCTCTGCGGAATAGTCTAgagcagtggttcttaaccttctCCGCGACACGGTTCGAACGACGTCTTTCTTGCAACGTGATcttgataatttattaagaCTCGAACGGAAGCACCGCGGTCATCTTCTTAATGCATGTCTGAAGAAAATTTTAcggaaattaaaagtaatgcGAAGGTATGTTTGATATAATACAGgggaacaaaaatatttaaaaaaaaaacgcaagaAAGGAGTAAGagttaaatatgaataaaaacttTCTTATCGATaagaggaaataaatttattcacgtGCGACAGTTTGCTTCTTCGATAGAGTTTGATAGAGGGGCGAGGTTTCCCCGATGTTTCTGCATTGAattgcaatgattgttttgaaaactataaaaaataagaatttatcgGATCTGTTGCGACACGGTGGTTAAGAATTACTGATGCAGGTGAGGCCAGACGTCTCTAGAGTAGCAAGGAAAAAGAAGGGAGGCACTCGCAAAGGAGCAGTAAAATGCCCCAGAGGGCAACTACCACGTTTTAAACGAGCTCGACCTGCTCGGACACTGCGAGTCGAAGCACAAGACGCGACACGGTTTGCCTCCTTTCCTCGGTCCTTTGTCTCTCTCTTGCGACATCCAACGATGCAGTCCGATCACGTGCGCGACGATCCCGAAAAGACGCGCGCGTTCGAGAGAGGAGATGCTCGGCTCCGCTTGTCACACCCTTCGCTAGCTCGGATATCTATTAAACCACAGAAATATCACCGGTGGTTCACGAACCCAGAGCTTTTTCCAATCCCCAGCTATACGTCGATCGACACCGCGTGCTAACAAGGAGAGTGACAGCCATtcattccatttttattttaaggggTTGTTCTAGCCCAGCATTTTGGAAaaaccaatttctttttacacatTCCAGGGTCTTTAACAGTAACATACATGGAATGTAAACAGTTCGACGAGTATAGTTCAACGATCGTACCAAAGAATTGCATTTATCGCGATTACGAGTGCTGCACCGTGATAAATCGTCGAAGACACGactgatatttaaataactataGAAAATTGCTCGAAGCTGAAATGTATTGAAAAAGATACGCAAGGTAATTAGACGAAACATGGAAATAAACATTAGGGATTAAATTGATTTCGCTCACCCTCGATCACGTGAACCACCACGTATGCTGGTTTTGCGTTGCTCGGCTCGCACGTATAATTTCCGCCGTGCGATGGCTTCGTTTTGTTGACCATTAAAATCGATCCACTCTTCGTCAGCTCGACTTTCACGCCTGGCTCCTCGTCGTAATTGATCATGTGACCCTGACGATACCAGAAGACGTAGAGAGGCGATTCCGCGGCCGCCATCAGTTGACACTCCAGCTGAAGACTCGAGCCCTGCTTCACATGTAAATCAGGCGCTCCCGGTATGATCGAGTACGCCTCCGTGATTTTCAAGCGCACGAAGTTCCGTTGAACCGGATGCGACGTAACCTGAAATTTCGACGCGACTAGTTGCTTTCCCCAGGATTCGGGCTTGATTATCATGTCTGCTCCACGACGTGTAAATTCACGCCGCGGAACCATCTAAGACGAGCGTCTTAATGATCTATCGGAAATACTAGTTCCAAGCGGCggtgaaatcaattttaaacgaataataaatggcGAACGATGCCGTGGCACGAGGATTTACGAACGTGTTTGCGCAATGCGGATATGAACGCTTTCCGACCATTTACTAGGTCATCGGAtgatacataaaaaattaatgataatacAACATTACTCCtacattaacaaatttattaattaatctgtTTTAAAGATTTTCAGATTTAATTAAGCTTAGTACAAATGCGTTATCTTTTCTTAAAATGGAATCACTTAAGGCTGTTTACTCCGAGTGCTACTTTTTAGTATTGTACATATCCGAAAGCTAATAATGCTAATGATAGCCACGGTGAGCATTACTTTTATCACAACTGATCGGTGACATTTAGTAAGAGGATCGTGACCGAGGTTAACGACCCGTCTTCCTTAACCTTTTGTGCCTTCCCTTATTCATGCGCCTATTACTGTAGCTGACATTTTAGGTGATATTTCTGACCAGATTTGACCGCAGtttcgaatgaataattaaatgaccGCGACTTGATATTTAAAGATATGGCGCGACCACATTCTTCGCGTCGGGTTCAAATCGTGGTTTCGTTCTGTTTTCTGTTATTGTGAACGCAGAAAGATGTTTCATAAAAGTCACGGTAAAATTGCGTCGTAAATTTGGGATACGGTCACGGGTTTACGGCCGAGTGAATGATATGCATGGCGGAATGTTGCACGAGAGTGAAGCACTATCGCGACGTAGAAACGCGTCTTTTATTACACGTAGATTCATCGCTGAGTATACCTGACATTCGTATATACCCGCGTCCTGCGGAGTAACAGCTCGTATCTGAAGTGCCCAATCAGTGCTCGAATGCATTACGACAAATCGATTGTCGATCGAGTGGGTACTGGTGCCGACAGTTAATAACCGTCTGTCCCTCCGCTTCACCCATGTAATCTGTAACAAGAGACAGATGAGAGTCACCGTGGAATGTACTCACATTTATTTGCTGTTCGGTTTGGCTATCGATCATTCAAcaaaggataaaataaaattcgtgcgAAGGGTCGAGtttgttgaaaagaaaaaaaaaagtagaattaGACGTACCGGTGGCCAAGAGGTGTGGCAGAATAATTTGGTGGTGTAAACGACTCATGGTAGGATAGGTGTTAAAACCATTTGGGCCACTTACGGTAACAATGTATAGGAAACAGCGTGAATCATATCAGGCAATGAGAGCAGGATAGTAAGCTGCGCTTGCGTCCAATATCAATTACGGTGGACATTAGCGTACCCTaatttcgaggcaattttcattCGTGACCGTACTGACCGCGAAACTTTACTCAATTTGTCTGGCATCCGTCGCTGCGCCACCGTCTATTCTCAGAGTTCCTAAAATTATCCTCTACCCATTCGATATAGATTGACAAATTCGGGAAGCGACGTACCTATTCGGGGAAATCCAATTTTCCTTGATGGATTAGGGATGACCAACCACTAAAAATCCTGTACTTATTtgaagcaaataaaaattatgttgtaTCCATAGTAAAAACGTAAAAAGGGCACCCTCTAAGCCTTTAAGagatgtttattaatttcttgcgTTTCCTGACACAGCGCATGCCACGGCATCAGTTGTTCGTTACACGAACGCACGgattatggaaaaataaagcaaattGACTTTCAGATTTCACGGGCATGCGAGTCGAGCATGGCTCGTGCTTAACTCGCGGAAGTCCGCGTACATGTTGGAGTACATGTTGGAGCCACTCGTCGTAAAGCGGGGAAGCAACGACGAGTTTCCTGTGAAACAGATGCGACTCGGCTGTAAATACGTTGGTACACGTATCAAAAGTATCGTGCCCGGTTTGGAAACTCGCGACGCGCTTTGGATTTGCTGAACCTGCCACGCCTCGGTGACCTCTATTAATTCCGTCGAACAGACGACGCCATTCgctcaaatttttgttcttcacTGTGAAATACGATGGAGCGATCTAATTACTATTTTAGGTTCGCACCTATTTTCaatctatttctattaatacgcttgtaatcattaataattaatagtttgATGAAAGCATCGAGgctattttattcaacatttcGCTTTAAATCATTGTAATCATTGTAAACCCTGTATTTTTAACCTATTCGAGCTGCCATTTTCTGGGATCAAACATTGAGTAAGTCTCACGGTTTGTGATTCGCGATTCGTGTTTGTACTTCAACTAGCTGACTCCCTCGTCTACCTCAAGACGTTCGAAAACTGGATAATCGGCGTTCGAATCAGTATTAGATGCGATCGCTATCAATCAATCTATCCGTGGCTCGAAGACCGCCTACGATGACCCGGTTTAATGCTTATCCCAGTCTAATCGCAGTAATTACTGCGATTCCATCTAATTCGTCCGAAGGAAACCAGTTTCCAGGGATATGACACTCCAGAAACCACCGACCATCGTAATCCTGGGCGTTTCCTGTAATCCTGAATTCCACCTGAAAAGGACCTATCTTCTCGTGCCGGCATACCATCTAATATTTCAAGCGAGTACACGCGTGTCTGTGTGTTTATCAGCCCCGTCGCTGCAGACACCAGACCGCTACGAGTTGCAGGAAACTTCAGTTTCCCTCGATCAGCGAGAAGTTATGCGAACTTTGCTCGTGTCTTTCTGAATACATCGGACACGAAGTTGAAAAGGCAAAGACGAACTCTCGACTTCTAGCCTCGTCGTCGTTTCAATCGACGTGGTAGCCAAGCGAATTAGGTGCTGGCTCGTTTACAACCTTCGCTTGGTCCACTTGATACGTAAACCATAGTTAACGTTGCAAAAAGCTACTGGATACGACCgagataaaaatgacaaattgaGACGATCCACCGACGAAGTCTCTTTTCCTGTAATTCAGTTttctcttttcaattttcaattactttatcCCCTCTGCGTATGTTCCTTTACCAAGAGTGGAACTTCGCTAACCAGCGAATGAAACGCGACGGTCCCTGGTCTGTGTCCCAATTAAACGTAATGCATCGCCCGACGAGATCGTGGCTGATATTCGGATCTATTAAAGCCCTCGGCGATATGCAAATCACGTACGACGCTAAAATGTCGACTTCATTACGCGACCCCTAATTTCCTTTGACATTGTTTCAACCATCGGTCTTCTTAGACGCGAATCGAGCAACCGATGTTCCGAGAATTCCCAAGGGAAGCTATTAAAGCGCGCGCTGGCAAGAAACTCTTTGTACTACGCGAAGCTACCTGTATGTACAACGCCGAACCGTGGAGGCGTACGTGCAACGAACGCAGATGTAGATCTACACCCGAACCCTTTCGAGGGGAGGAATGGCGCCACCAACACTGGTGAAAGCTTAATTGGAAACGGCTATCCGCAGCATCCTTCTCCAGCCTCGCCCCTCCGATCTTCCACCCTCCATTCTTACTCTCGCAAATGGGAATTGCCATGAACCCGTAGAGGATGTCTCCTCCGCGATCAGGGGATAACGTTATGGTCGCCGTTTCATATCTTGGCTGGATCTTAACAAACTAGTTCGGAGAGCTAAGAGCCCGTTCGACGGGGCCATTATATCCTGGTGGAACGTCGCTGAAATTTCGCTCCAACTGAATTATATACTTCCTTATTATGCAAATACTCGTTGCGCCGGAATAGATCATTTTGCGACCTGGAATGCTGCACGGTGAAAGCACCGATCGTGGACGCCTTTGTGGCTTTTTCCTCCGTAGGAACTATATTTCCTCCTTGTTGGATTACGTTCACTTATCGAATGCTACCCGGAATATTCAGCTTGacatcgttatttaaatagaaatcgtTGTACGAGAGAATGAAACTCGATACTTAATTACTCACATTTTACGATTCCACTTTATTGAATTCGCTCTGTATATAAATTCGCccagaaaaataacaaatttttttcctaaaaaaatttcgtttgctCGTTCTGTAGGGTTTTTGCTAGAGAGAAATCGTCGTACCGTTCCATCTATATCTAGTCAACttttatacatttcaatttgaatctaaatttaaattgaaactatATTGTCGCTTCTGTGAAGTCTAATAATGGAAACAATGGTTCCCGTTTCTGTTATATTACTATACtatatttgttgaataatCAATGAATcgtaagaatttattttgaagctCGTTTTAAATGCCGATAGTGTTtcccaattaaaaatttaacgatttcGCGTTGAACAGGTCCGCAAATACTTGAATATAGTTCGCGGTTCaagcgtaaaataaaatcgccATCCAATTACGCTGAAACAATTACTATCGTCGCCCGATGCGCGCTTCACATAATTTGCCCGGGAACATCGAAAGTTCAGCCGGTTATCAGGGGAATGGTTTCAAAAGTATTCCGGTAACGAGGAAAGTTTTCTCGCCTGCCGTTGAGAAATCGCGCACACACACGAACGTCCTGCGCAGTCCCGTGTATTACGATCATCGTAATTTCGGAGAAGCAAATCCtcctcaaagggttaaggacGAACTAGAACAGGGGCGTAAGCCTGCCAGGATATTACGGCTATGCACTGCTCAGTTGCCTCGCATCGTCGTCAAACGACGAGTCTTTCGATTATTCAGAACTCCTCCGTTTCGGATTTCTATGTATACACGAAACCGACGAAACTGTTGCAAAACTTGCAACGACAGACCGGGACAGGCATCGATCTAAGAGATTATACCTAGGAGATTGCTTTTTCGTTTCAGCATTCGTTCCCCAGATAGCTTACGTTCCGGCTTAAAATCGACGTGTACATTGTCGTCCACGAATCGACGCTCGTCGTGCTTGGAATCTGGATATTTTTATAGagatacaattttctaaaattattagcaatcgtataaattttagggATAATGTGATGTACACAGAACTGGAAATGGAAAATCCTCGTATTCTTGTACCAATCGAATGAATGTGAAATAATATCCTACAGGTACATTCGTTATCTGCTGTTTCGACAAAATTTCGTCCATCTCTGGTCGCGATATATTCGTTATTTCCAGTGGTAGGAAAAAGACAGAGCCGAGGTGAAGGCAGGTGATTACAGAACGCGCCCTTAGGCGGCTCTCGTCCCATGGAGACTTTAATTTCCCAAAGCTGCTTATTGTGTACAAAGTTTAATGAGGTCAGCTTGATAAGTATTTGCTGAAGACTAATCCTGCGCACTGGTCTTCGCGAAACAGCGGTGGTTGGGAGAGAATACTGCACTCCAAGAACccgtttatttattcctcaAAGTTTTCCGAGCTCATTTTATTACCTTGTACTTCTTCCTCCTTTCGCAAATTTACAGCTCGAGATTCCCCTCGCGTCTGTAACTACGTTGGCAAGAAATTCATCCCGGGTTATGATTACTAACAAGGGAAACGACACGACTAGAACATTTTTGAACATTCGAAGTGTATAGTTCAAGCGATGCTAGTTAAGTAATTacttttgtttcaataatGAAATGGTTTCTGGGGAGAAAGCTCCCGAAACAATTTATGCGCACATTTTTCGCCTTCGTGCTCGCCACGAGTGCACGGAATTCGCAGTGTAACAATCACAAATTAATCACGATGTAATCACTGCCTAGCTCTGGTCCGCAGGCACGTTGGCATAATCGTTTCCCGCGTTTAATCGTTTAATTGCCGGGAAAAGAGGTGAGAAACGCCTTACGAGATAATGCTCGTGTACTACAAGACTGGCTGGAGTGTGTATCTTTTATCTAACGATGGCGCAGTCGGGATTACGCTGACAGCGTAAAATGCGAAGGTGCCGTAACGGCAGGTGACAGTTATGATCTTTACTGCACATGGTTCAGCACTTAACGCGTGATTTACCTTCATTGACGTTGTGTCGACCCCTCGTTTCGCGGTTTTCCCGTAAATCGGTGGCATTAACCGTGCACAATGAATAGGCAACGACAGATTTATGGCGCGATAAAAGTTGCTTTTGCATCCAACTCGCAGAAAGTTACATTTAGTCACGGTGACTTGTAATCGATTCTGATGCATCCATTTTCGACAACGTATACGTTTCCCGCGTCGAATAACCTTCGAACACGTTGTTAAAACTCGCGTGTCGTTTAACATTTTGCAGATGTAATTCAACGTTTAAAACGTGACGTGGAATACGCCCCATCGATTTTCACCCGATACAAAACAGAAGCTCATCGTGTACAAACATAATAATGTTCAATGTTTTCGCGCGACGCATTAAGCCGTGCTCGCGCAACGAATGGTGTGTACAAACTAGAAGCATACACACTGCATGCGAAATTTGTGTACACGATGTCGAGAGTCGTATCGACGAATCAAGCTTTACATTCGGATTGCAGCGCGATATCGGATGGCTTGGTGACGTCCTATTATATTTAAAGCTGCTCAATCTCGAAACATTGAAACGAAAGAACGAATGATTGAGAATACCAACGTTCTAATACTGTAAAAATTCTATGAATCGACTTGGCGAAGGAAAGGAACGGGTATCCTCGATAGCATTTCAATGAAAACCAACTTCGTTTCGGCGATTTAATGAATGgcctttatttcattatagtTTTTAACTGTTGTTACAGAAAGCAACGCAGCGCTGGCGTGGTAATTCGGAAAAAGATACCTGCAAAGTTTGCGGGATAACGAATTAAGCACAGGCCGTGGAGTTCCCGTGTGCTCTCTCAAACGCGAATAGTAGTTCCCTGGAACAACATTAATCAACGTTACTTTGACCGGAACCCACTTAAGGCGCCTGTTCCTGGAAATTCCCTCCGGAAATCCGGCCATGGATTTCCCGTGATCGAGCAAATTATTTCCTTCCCGTAAACCTCGAAATGTTGTGCTATATCCGACGTATGGATAGGGATTCCTTATCCGCCCTGATAACATTACGAGGTGGACCctttcacatttttcattctcgtcgcgtttataataataataattcgattaTGAGCTCAAATATGTTTGTCTGAAAATAGTAATACACCAAGAGAAACGAACCATTGTTGATTCACTTGCAATTCCTTACTTGCGCAGTATGTCGAATATTCAAGGAATAGTACgacgaaaaattttaaaataaccaAGTACATGTCTATAAACATCgctgtttaaaatttcagtaaaatcTCAGCTAAATACTTCGAGTCGATAACCTTCTTGgaatttcaagatatttataCGGCGTCGCACGTCAGCGATTGACACGTACATACGCAAACAAGGAGTTCGCAACCGTCAACTTTCTATTGaggaaaaattttgttcgtcgCTCTTTCCGTGACCTGGCCACGCAAAGTTTCCTCGGTCGACCCGTGCCGCACAGGTTTACGGTTCGCTGCTTGTCGGGAATCGACTTTCGGAATTGTATTTCACAGACAATCCGACGTTTCCACTCTCCTTTTTCGATCCTGCTCCTTTATTTCTACCGCGAGTTGTCAGCAATTTCGACAAACTTATATTGCTCTATCTCTACCCCTAAATTTCGTTTACTAGCTAGGCCTCGTACACACAGGGTGCGATCAAGTTGTCGCAGACTTTGAAGACACTGTGACTCTAGTAACTAGAATTGAAGAAACTTTCGTGCACTTGgaacgatacattttttaatggcTCTggatttttttcgaaattgataTCTCGTCGACCAAAGTACGCTCA
It contains:
- the LOC128873725 gene encoding neural cell adhesion molecule 2-like isoform X2, whose product is MRALLILASILLKIHLHFRGSQAEHQRSLGASNELLPSTGSEDKIEDVIEGPIKEVLAQSGSTANLPCKITDPVAGTITWVKRRDRRLLTVGTSTHSIDNRFVVMHSSTDWALQIRAVTPQDAGIYECQVTSHPVQRNFVRLKITEAYSIIPGAPDLHVKQGSSLQLECQLMAAAESPLYVFWYRQGHMINYDEEPGVKVELTKSGSILMVNKTKPSHGGNYTCEPSNAKPAYVVVHVIEEEEKPAAMHGGDRRNLSPAILASNFLVSLLATVSWRIPSFTSLYPT
- the LOC128873725 gene encoding neural cell adhesion molecule 2-like isoform X1, with the protein product MSTNKYNEHLKQRRYKLIVTMRALLILASILLKIHLHFRGSQAEHQRSLGASNELLPSTGSEDKIEDVIEGPIKEVLAQSGSTANLPCKITDPVAGTITWVKRRDRRLLTVGTSTHSIDNRFVVMHSSTDWALQIRAVTPQDAGIYECQVTSHPVQRNFVRLKITEAYSIIPGAPDLHVKQGSSLQLECQLMAAAESPLYVFWYRQGHMINYDEEPGVKVELTKSGSILMVNKTKPSHGGNYTCEPSNAKPAYVVVHVIEEEEKPAAMHGGDRRNLSPAILASNFLVSLLATVSWRIPSFTSLYPT